A genomic stretch from Dissulfurispira thermophila includes:
- a CDS encoding ATP-dependent Clp protease ATP-binding subunit: MFEKFTERGRKVIIYAKEEAERRNNDYLGTEHLLLAILREEDTIPIAILRKMGLSIDEIRFEVERNLPVGSNLLTFGDIPFTPRAKKVLELSIEEARLLGHNYIGSEHLLLGLIREDEGIAGKILRNLGANLLSARQLTINLAIKPQFQQTHHHKERRRTNTPALDEFGRDLTLLAVEGKLDPVIGREDEIERVIQVLGRRLKNNPAIIGEPGVGKTAIVEGLAQKIVMGDIPDTLIGKRIISLDVGALIAGTKYRGQFEERLKAVMREILQSERNIILFVDEFHTLVGAGAAEGSVDASNMLKPALSRGELQCIGATTPDEYRKYIEKDGALERRFQPIYIQAPNEETTIEILKGIRPKYENHHKVKFSDEAIIAAARLSDRYITDRYLPDKAIDVIDETGSRLKLKRATIPQELRDMETELIQLAKEKSLYVRLHDIEKAQAVRAQEDRLKKTYELQYKKWRDSLNKEIPVVGEEDIAYTVSKMTGIPLYKLEEAESEKLLKMEETLHMRIIGQDDAIKAVAKAIRRSRAGLKNKNRPIGSFFFLGPTGVGKTELAKALAEFMFNDENALVKLDMSEYMERFNVSRLTGAPPGYVGYEEGGQLTEKIRKRPYSVILFDEIEKAHQDVFNMLLQILDEGVLTDSYGRKVDFRNTIIIMTSNLGARIIEKATPLGFYSASSEDAYNKMKENVLSELKRTFNPEFLNRVDETVVFHPLERQHLLSIVDLLIIETNKKLAEHALTIDVSDEVKEWLLNKYYQPTYGARPMRRAIAREIEDYLSEELIKGRFKNTSVVKVILEHDRPAFIEAEESMLVSVN; this comes from the coding sequence ATGTTTGAGAAATTTACAGAGAGAGGAAGAAAGGTAATAATATATGCTAAGGAAGAGGCTGAAAGAAGAAACAATGACTATTTAGGCACAGAACATCTCCTTCTGGCTATATTAAGAGAAGAAGACACCATACCCATTGCTATACTAAGAAAGATGGGCTTGTCTATAGATGAAATACGATTCGAGGTAGAGAGAAATCTGCCTGTAGGTAGCAACCTTTTGACATTCGGTGATATTCCATTTACACCAAGGGCAAAGAAGGTGTTGGAGTTGTCTATAGAAGAGGCAAGACTTTTAGGTCATAACTATATAGGGAGTGAGCATCTCCTTTTAGGTCTCATAAGAGAAGACGAGGGCATTGCTGGCAAGATTCTCAGAAACCTTGGTGCTAATTTGTTAAGTGCAAGGCAGTTGACTATCAACCTTGCAATCAAGCCGCAATTTCAGCAAACACACCACCATAAAGAGCGTAGAAGGACAAATACACCAGCACTCGACGAGTTTGGCAGAGACCTCACACTTCTTGCCGTTGAAGGAAAGCTCGATCCTGTAATCGGCAGAGAGGATGAGATAGAGCGAGTAATCCAGGTGCTTGGCAGAAGGCTTAAGAACAACCCTGCTATAATCGGAGAACCCGGAGTTGGCAAAACTGCAATTGTAGAAGGGCTTGCGCAAAAGATAGTTATGGGAGATATCCCTGATACCCTCATAGGCAAGAGGATAATTTCCCTCGATGTTGGCGCTCTTATTGCTGGTACGAAATATAGGGGACAGTTTGAAGAAAGGCTCAAGGCAGTAATGCGTGAGATACTTCAATCTGAGAGAAATATTATTTTGTTTGTGGATGAGTTTCATACACTTGTTGGGGCTGGTGCTGCAGAAGGCTCTGTTGATGCATCTAATATGTTAAAGCCTGCACTTTCAAGAGGAGAGTTGCAGTGCATAGGTGCAACAACTCCTGATGAATACAGAAAATATATAGAAAAAGACGGTGCACTCGAAAGAAGATTTCAGCCTATATACATTCAGGCACCAAATGAAGAGACAACTATAGAGATTTTAAAAGGCATAAGACCAAAGTATGAGAATCATCATAAGGTAAAGTTCAGCGATGAAGCAATTATAGCTGCTGCAAGGCTATCTGATAGGTATATAACAGACAGATACCTTCCTGACAAGGCAATTGATGTAATAGACGAGACTGGTTCGAGACTTAAACTCAAAAGAGCAACAATCCCACAGGAACTAAGAGATATGGAAACTGAGTTAATCCAGCTTGCAAAAGAAAAGAGCCTATATGTGAGATTGCATGATATTGAAAAGGCTCAAGCTGTCAGGGCGCAAGAAGATAGGCTCAAAAAGACTTACGAACTCCAGTATAAAAAGTGGAGGGATTCTCTGAACAAGGAAATCCCTGTGGTTGGAGAGGAAGATATAGCATATACTGTTTCGAAGATGACAGGAATCCCCCTTTATAAGCTTGAGGAAGCTGAATCAGAGAAACTCTTGAAAATGGAAGAGACCTTGCATATGAGAATAATTGGTCAAGATGATGCTATAAAGGCTGTAGCAAAGGCAATTCGCAGATCAAGGGCGGGCTTGAAAAACAAAAATAGACCTATTGGGTCGTTTTTCTTTCTTGGTCCAACCGGCGTTGGAAAGACCGAGCTTGCAAAAGCACTTGCAGAGTTCATGTTTAATGATGAGAATGCACTTGTAAAACTTGATATGTCAGAGTATATGGAGAGATTTAATGTATCGAGATTAACGGGCGCACCTCCTGGCTATGTGGGTTACGAAGAGGGTGGCCAGCTCACAGAGAAAATCCGAAAGAGGCCGTATTCTGTAATACTTTTTGATGAGATAGAAAAGGCGCATCAAGATGTCTTTAACATGCTTTTACAAATTCTTGATGAAGGTGTGCTTACCGATAGTTATGGCAGAAAAGTAGATTTCAGAAATACTATAATCATTATGACATCTAATCTTGGGGCAAGGATTATAGAAAAGGCAACCCCACTCGGATTTTATAGTGCCTCATCGGAAGATGCATATAACAAGATGAAAGAAAATGTCTTATCAGAATTAAAAAGGACATTTAACCCCGAGTTTCTTAATCGTGTTGATGAAACAGTAGTCTTTCATCCTCTTGAAAGACAGCACTTGTTGTCAATTGTCGATCTTCTGATAATAGAGACCAATAAGAAACTTGCAGAGCATGCATTGACTATAGATGTATCTGACGAGGTCAAGGAATGGCTGCTTAATAAATATTATCAGCCTACCTACGGAGCAAGACCAATGAGAAGGGCTATTGCCCGCGAGATAGAAGATTATCTTTCAGAGGAGCTGATAAAGGGCAGATTCAAAAACACATCTGTGGTAAAAGTAATCCTTGAGCATGATAGACCTGCTTTCATTGAAGCAGAAGAATCAATGCTTGTATCGGTCAATTAA
- the priA gene encoding replication restart helicase PriA encodes MVYKNITCFEQRLSTKPYIFYLIYMMYADVVFPFKLSPLTYKVPEDAPDNLKGRIVKAPLMGKGHYGLIVSARNESLLEKKKNIKMIQEIHHHFASESTLSFMKWLSDYYLSPMGIALKSIFFEEAVNICVKHDVSCIESQRGTKKVANFQHSYKSFLYHAPSISHEYYLLDEVLNRTYPDIHGAVILVPEVSQIENLHDMLKNIFGERLCVIHSKLTKNKRLETIKQIITGQSDIILGTRSAILVPISNISFIAVTSEHSTSYKGEEGLRYNARDAAVMRGFIEKSHVFLSSVCPSVESIYNVKTGKYSPTAPSHIAPQKVENRPKIKIIDSRLKGQKTMTISRDVIKQARDIASKGGRFLFIINTRGYSLIRCEDCGHIAQCNKCNIPLVFYKNRNIVKCHYCGFEQTIHESCEECKGFNIKPFGAGIEKIKEEIEDVLKIKTITLGKDYMPWVIDKDIDAASFAIGTSYTAKKLRDEKFDAIALFNTDWLFTRPDFRAYERTFQEITMLTNILKPDGSLYLQTWYPKKRILRFIKNYDFKTFYEYELLQRKILDYPPFSRIILFNIFMKKNAERSLHDIDEIINNIDKQGLEILGPVDIASPLKSYKYCLQIFMKSKDRKILHSQAERLLIELKKIKGAKINADVDPLKI; translated from the coding sequence ATGGTATATAAAAATATTACTTGTTTTGAACAAAGGTTGTCAACAAAGCCCTATATCTTTTATCTTATCTACATGATGTATGCTGATGTTGTTTTCCCATTTAAGCTTTCGCCTCTTACTTATAAAGTGCCTGAAGATGCACCTGATAACTTAAAAGGCAGAATAGTAAAAGCACCTCTTATGGGCAAAGGTCACTATGGACTAATTGTATCAGCAAGGAATGAATCATTGTTAGAGAAAAAAAAGAATATCAAGATGATTCAAGAGATACATCATCATTTTGCATCAGAATCAACCCTTTCATTTATGAAATGGCTTTCTGATTATTACCTTAGTCCTATGGGAATTGCTCTAAAAAGCATTTTTTTCGAAGAAGCAGTAAATATATGCGTAAAACATGATGTATCATGCATCGAGAGTCAAAGGGGTACCAAAAAAGTCGCAAACTTTCAACACTCTTATAAATCATTTCTCTATCATGCACCGTCAATATCTCACGAATATTATTTGCTTGATGAGGTCTTAAATAGAACATATCCTGACATACACGGCGCTGTAATCCTTGTCCCAGAGGTCAGTCAGATAGAGAATCTCCATGATATGCTGAAGAATATATTTGGTGAAAGACTATGTGTTATACACAGCAAACTTACAAAAAACAAAAGATTAGAGACTATCAAACAAATAATCACAGGACAATCTGATATAATACTTGGCACAAGGTCTGCCATACTTGTCCCTATCAGTAATATCTCTTTTATAGCGGTTACAAGCGAGCACAGCACTTCTTACAAAGGCGAAGAAGGACTAAGATATAATGCAAGGGATGCAGCAGTAATGAGAGGTTTTATCGAAAAGTCGCATGTGTTTCTATCTTCTGTCTGCCCGTCTGTGGAATCCATATATAATGTGAAGACAGGCAAATATAGTCCCACTGCTCCATCACATATTGCCCCCCAGAAAGTCGAGAATCGGCCTAAAATAAAAATTATTGACTCAAGACTCAAAGGACAAAAGACAATGACTATATCCAGAGATGTTATAAAACAGGCAAGAGATATTGCATCAAAAGGAGGGAGATTTCTCTTTATCATTAATACAAGAGGATACTCACTCATAAGATGTGAGGATTGCGGACATATAGCACAATGCAACAAATGTAACATACCACTGGTGTTTTATAAAAACAGAAATATCGTTAAATGCCACTATTGCGGCTTTGAACAAACAATCCACGAAAGCTGTGAGGAATGTAAAGGCTTTAATATAAAACCATTTGGAGCTGGTATAGAAAAGATAAAGGAAGAAATAGAAGATGTATTGAAAATAAAGACCATTACTTTAGGAAAAGACTATATGCCGTGGGTTATTGACAAAGACATTGATGCAGCCTCTTTTGCAATTGGGACATCTTATACAGCAAAAAAACTTAGGGATGAAAAATTCGATGCCATTGCTCTATTTAATACAGACTGGCTTTTTACACGGCCAGATTTCAGGGCATATGAGAGGACATTTCAGGAAATAACAATGCTTACAAATATCTTAAAGCCTGACGGCTCACTCTATTTACAGACATGGTATCCGAAAAAAAGGATTTTAAGATTTATAAAAAACTATGATTTTAAGACATTTTACGAGTATGAATTACTACAGAGGAAAATCCTCGATTATCCACCATTTTCGAGGATCATACTCTTCAATATATTCATGAAAAAAAATGCAGAAAGATCTTTACATGATATAGATGAAATAATAAATAATATCGATAAACAGGGGTTAGAGATATTAGGACCGGTTGATATTGCATCGCCCCTGAAATCATATAAATATTGTCTGCAAATATTTATGAAGTCAAAAGATAGGAAGATATTACATAGTCAGGCAGAAAGGCTTTTAATCGAATTAAAAAAAATAAAGGGCGCAAAGATAAACGCAGATGTTGACCCGCTAAAGATATAA
- a CDS encoding bifunctional riboflavin kinase/FAD synthetase encodes MKIIRDLSNKLDYPDPVVTIGNFDGVHVGHQKILKKVVEKANEIHGTPVAITFEPHPVRVLAPERGLKMLTTFDDKARLISDTGIDVLICIGFSKEFAKTDPDRFIKEVIIDKIMAKWIIVGHNYAFGKGKKGTTELLRRRGKKYGFGVNVVRYAKVYDDIVSSSRIRSLILRGRVCEASRMLGRPYHIDGTVIKGAGRGASLLHTPTANITTSNELVPKEGVYAVKVSMCSRQGAIAYEIYDGVANIGKNPTFGDISKSYEAHLFDFSGNLLGQQIRIHFIDRIRDEKKFSGISELEDQIKKDIQKAKQILSKRKDQLYL; translated from the coding sequence ATGAAAATAATCAGAGACTTATCCAACAAATTGGACTATCCAGATCCTGTTGTCACTATCGGAAATTTTGATGGTGTTCATGTTGGGCATCAAAAGATATTAAAAAAGGTTGTAGAAAAGGCTAATGAAATTCATGGCACACCAGTGGCAATAACATTTGAGCCACATCCTGTGCGAGTACTTGCACCTGAAAGGGGATTAAAGATGCTTACAACATTTGATGACAAGGCAAGGCTCATATCAGATACGGGCATAGATGTTCTCATATGTATTGGTTTTAGCAAGGAGTTTGCAAAGACTGACCCGGATAGATTTATCAAAGAAGTAATCATTGATAAAATAATGGCAAAATGGATAATTGTTGGTCATAATTATGCCTTTGGAAAGGGTAAAAAGGGCACGACAGAACTACTTAGAAGAAGAGGGAAGAAATACGGATTTGGTGTGAATGTTGTCAGATATGCTAAGGTTTATGACGATATTGTTAGCAGTAGCAGAATAAGAAGTCTTATTTTAAGAGGAAGGGTCTGTGAGGCGTCGCGAATGCTTGGAAGGCCATATCATATTGATGGGACGGTGATTAAAGGGGCTGGAAGAGGGGCATCTCTGCTTCATACGCCTACTGCAAATATTACCACCTCAAACGAACTTGTGCCAAAAGAAGGTGTTTATGCTGTAAAGGTCTCAATGTGCAGTAGACAAGGGGCTATAGCCTATGAAATTTACGATGGTGTTGCTAATATAGGCAAAAATCCAACCTTTGGCGATATTTCAAAAAGCTATGAAGCTCATTTGTTTGATTTCAGTGGCAATTTGCTTGGACAACAGATAAGGATACACTTTATTGACAGAATAAGGGATGAAAAGAAATTTTCAGGAATTAGTGAGCTTGAAGACCAGATAAAAAAAGATATACAAAAAGCAAAACAGATACTCTCAAAGAGAAAAGACCAGTTATATCTTTAG
- the coaE gene encoding dephospho-CoA kinase (Dephospho-CoA kinase (CoaE) performs the final step in coenzyme A biosynthesis.), with amino-acid sequence MIIIGLTGNYGMGKSTVAKMFRELGAVVIDADDIVRQLLSDYAVIYEIKKVFGDDIIQQSEINKKKLAEIIFEHPHLRISLENILHPMVFKRIDEEIAKITDPSAIVIIEAPVIFERGYQNRFDKIITVYTSEDTAIERLKKKGVLEDDIRKRLKSQFPIEMKIKRSDFTIDNTRDIENTRKQVEEIYSKL; translated from the coding sequence ATGATAATTATAGGACTTACAGGAAATTATGGAATGGGGAAAAGCACCGTGGCAAAGATGTTCAGAGAACTCGGTGCTGTTGTCATTGACGCAGATGATATAGTAAGGCAACTCCTCTCTGACTATGCAGTTATTTATGAAATCAAAAAGGTATTTGGAGATGATATAATCCAGCAGTCAGAAATAAACAAAAAGAAGCTTGCTGAAATTATTTTTGAGCATCCGCACCTCAGGATTTCCCTTGAGAATATTTTACATCCAATGGTTTTTAAGCGGATAGATGAAGAAATAGCCAAGATAACAGATCCATCTGCCATTGTTATAATAGAAGCACCTGTGATATTTGAGAGGGGCTATCAGAACAGATTTGATAAGATAATAACTGTCTATACATCAGAGGATACAGCTATTGAACGTTTGAAGAAAAAAGGTGTATTAGAAGATGATATAAGGAAGAGACTGAAAAGCCAGTTTCCAATAGAAATGAAGATTAAAAGGTCTGATTTTACAATAGACAACACCCGTGATATTGAAAATACGAGGAAACAAGTCGAGGAGATATACAGCAAGCTATGA
- the mutS gene encoding DNA mismatch repair protein MutS, with protein sequence MSELTPLMKQYFSIKEKYHDAIVLFRLGDFYEMFGEDARIASNILQIALTSRDKSKDDPMPMCGVPYFSVDGYITKLIKAGHKVAICEQIEDPKLAKGIVQRDVVKVITPGTHIPEQPKENAYIMSIFPHQDMIGITVADLSTGEFIVYETEKSVDDEIARHEPREILCPYSMKDNIYYQEILKGFYVSYYDDWYFDYTESYKTLLRYFRVSSLDGYGCSNMNAAISAAGALISYLEDSQKILTFKKISVLNQTSYMFLDSSTKRNLELLHNLKDGSLEGSLLWVLDETLTPMGGRFMRNAITMPLLSSDEIIKRQDAIHAIIEDYELMEDLRTTIRKIQDIERLTSRIISKSAGPRDLIALKGSIEHMPKIKKLLSSSKNEYIREIGNNISEFIDLKDMIDFSIVENPPVNPREGGIIRRGFNKEVDELRNISVSGKDFIARLETEERQRTGISSLKIGFNKVFGYYIEVTKPNLHLVPDDYIRKQTLANCERFITPELKEYETKVIGAEDRLRELEYEIYMNILEKMQKYTSQLLETSAQIAIMDFLLSLSTVAKRYDYVRPVISDSDVIEIVDGRHPVIERLLGIKGQGAGVRSLDEKFIPNSTRIDCKENRLLIITGPNMAGKSTYMRQTALIVLMAQIGSFVPANSAVVGIVDRIFTRIGASDYITKGQSTFMVEMIETANILNNATERSLILLDEVGRGTSTFDGISIAWAVAEYLANKIKARTMFATHYNELTDLALIIDGVRNYNVAVKEWGDEIIFLRKIEKGPADKSYGIQVARLAGLPDSVIENAKSVLEKLQKRESNTLIPRAAQMDLFFAGDPIVRELLNIDVENLTPQKALKKIMELRKKAEGIA encoded by the coding sequence ATGTCTGAACTTACTCCTTTGATGAAACAGTATTTTAGTATTAAGGAAAAATATCATGATGCAATTGTTCTTTTCAGGCTTGGAGATTTTTATGAGATGTTTGGTGAAGATGCCAGGATAGCATCTAATATATTACAGATAGCCCTTACAAGTAGAGACAAGAGCAAGGATGACCCGATGCCAATGTGCGGAGTCCCATATTTCTCTGTTGATGGTTATATCACAAAGCTTATAAAAGCGGGTCATAAGGTAGCCATATGTGAGCAGATAGAAGACCCCAAACTTGCAAAAGGAATTGTCCAGCGTGATGTTGTAAAGGTGATAACACCTGGAACACATATTCCTGAACAGCCAAAAGAAAATGCATATATAATGAGCATATTTCCACATCAGGACATGATAGGCATAACAGTGGCTGACCTTTCAACGGGGGAGTTTATAGTCTATGAGACAGAGAAATCAGTAGATGATGAAATTGCAAGACATGAACCGAGGGAGATACTCTGCCCATATAGTATGAAGGACAACATATACTATCAGGAGATACTCAAGGGTTTTTATGTATCTTATTATGATGACTGGTATTTTGATTATACAGAGTCATATAAGACCCTCCTCAGATATTTCAGAGTATCGTCTCTTGATGGCTATGGATGTAGCAATATGAATGCAGCTATATCAGCAGCGGGTGCGCTTATAAGCTATCTTGAGGATTCACAGAAAATCCTTACATTTAAGAAAATCTCTGTTTTGAATCAGACATCATATATGTTTTTAGATTCATCTACAAAAAGAAATCTCGAACTTTTGCATAATTTAAAGGATGGTTCTCTGGAGGGTTCTTTGCTGTGGGTTTTAGATGAAACATTGACACCAATGGGCGGTAGATTTATGAGAAATGCTATTACAATGCCGTTATTATCTTCTGATGAAATAATTAAGAGACAAGATGCTATTCATGCGATAATCGAGGACTATGAACTTATGGAGGACTTGCGCACAACCATTAGAAAGATACAGGACATCGAAAGATTGACATCGAGGATTATTTCAAAGTCTGCAGGACCGAGAGATTTGATAGCCCTTAAAGGCTCTATCGAACACATGCCAAAAATAAAGAAACTCTTATCATCTTCAAAAAATGAATATATAAGAGAAATCGGAAACAATATATCTGAGTTTATTGATTTAAAAGACATGATAGACTTTAGCATTGTTGAAAATCCACCTGTCAATCCAAGAGAAGGCGGAATAATAAGAAGAGGCTTTAACAAAGAGGTAGATGAATTAAGAAACATCTCTGTGAGTGGTAAGGACTTCATAGCAAGACTCGAAACAGAAGAAAGACAGCGGACTGGTATATCATCATTAAAGATAGGTTTTAATAAGGTATTTGGCTATTACATAGAGGTTACAAAACCAAATCTGCATCTTGTCCCAGATGACTATATAAGAAAGCAGACACTTGCAAATTGTGAGAGATTTATAACTCCTGAGTTGAAGGAATATGAAACAAAGGTAATTGGTGCAGAGGATCGGCTAAGAGAACTCGAATATGAGATATATATGAACATACTTGAGAAAATGCAGAAATATACAAGTCAACTCCTTGAGACATCGGCTCAGATAGCAATAATGGATTTTCTTCTTTCGCTATCAACTGTTGCAAAGAGATATGATTATGTAAGGCCTGTTATTTCAGATAGTGATGTAATCGAGATAGTTGATGGAAGGCATCCTGTTATCGAGAGACTTCTGGGGATTAAGGGGCAAGGGGCAGGGGTCAGGAGTTTAGATGAAAAGTTCATACCAAACAGCACCCGTATTGACTGCAAGGAAAACAGACTTTTGATTATTACAGGGCCAAATATGGCGGGTAAATCTACATATATGCGTCAGACAGCACTAATTGTATTGATGGCGCAGATAGGCTCTTTTGTTCCTGCCAATAGTGCAGTGGTGGGTATTGTTGACAGGATATTTACGAGAATAGGGGCATCAGATTACATCACAAAAGGGCAGAGTACATTTATGGTTGAGATGATAGAGACAGCAAATATTTTGAATAACGCAACTGAAAGGAGCCTTATTCTTCTTGATGAGGTTGGAAGGGGTACAAGCACTTTTGATGGCATAAGCATTGCGTGGGCGGTAGCAGAATACCTTGCAAATAAGATTAAGGCACGAACTATGTTCGCCACACACTACAATGAACTTACAGACCTTGCTTTAATTATCGATGGAGTCAGGAATTACAATGTAGCTGTTAAGGAATGGGGAGATGAGATTATATTTTTAAGGAAGATAGAAAAAGGACCTGCAGACAAGAGTTACGGCATTCAAGTTGCACGACTCGCAGGTCTGCCTGACAGTGTTATAGAAAATGCAAAGTCTGTATTAGAGAAACTCCAAAAGAGGGAGTCAAATACATTGATTCCACGCGCTGCGCAAATGGATTTATTCTTTGCTGGTGATCCAATAGTGCGGGAGTTATTAAATATAGATGTTGAAAATCTTACTCCGCAGAAGGCATTAAAGAAGATAATGGAATTGAGGAAAAAGGCAGAAGGTATAGCATGA
- a CDS encoding SWIM zinc finger family protein has protein sequence MPLPEINEDIIQRLASGRSLVKGYEYYENGAVDEVKIENGAYIAHVQGSELYTVTIAEKDGKINAECTCPYDWGGACKHVVATMIAINQGRKIKKHKDDAKAVRTLLDKVDSGRLREFLFQILTADSSLLEDFKIFARGKEETENTLEKYKKEILSVLKNLKGKEYYYAHYHDPYEHPISEVMDKFTETAKKYTSQENYKEAIKIHQGICDACIDLLRDERLEDFYDDIHYKAVRSFNATAENIQKMSLSLNDKKLYLDYFLRAYSEFEGKRVFNDVFKKIINASEEADYMLNKQGMDFIPPIKFNLLIVKGEPEAVFSFGEKHYKEYPEIAVQLSEFYNKHNRRENAIAVAEKAIEIIQDRKKDFYYSYRLSDSLKELREFLDKHYNPETDYLKIIENLMALLKLERDIAYYEKIRKVIKTEQERLSVIERLEKLLNGDYDLLFKIYLLENDYERMLNLARKSIQFDVFHSIVKKIRDRYPEECFELYKEKINEFTENVKKRDAYLQTAYWLKLMKEIPGTQDKFIRYIDHMREKYRRRSALMEEIKGI, from the coding sequence ATGCCACTGCCTGAGATAAACGAAGACATTATTCAGCGTCTTGCATCAGGGCGCTCATTAGTTAAAGGATATGAGTATTATGAGAATGGAGCAGTTGATGAAGTGAAGATAGAAAATGGCGCTTATATTGCTCATGTTCAGGGCAGTGAGCTTTATACGGTGACAATAGCTGAAAAGGACGGAAAAATAAATGCTGAATGCACATGTCCATACGATTGGGGTGGAGCTTGCAAACATGTAGTAGCAACAATGATTGCAATTAACCAGGGCAGAAAAATAAAGAAGCATAAAGATGACGCAAAAGCAGTCAGAACCCTCTTAGATAAGGTGGACAGCGGCAGGCTGAGGGAATTCCTTTTTCAAATATTGACCGCTGACTCCTCCTTGCTTGAAGACTTCAAGATATTTGCAAGAGGGAAGGAGGAGACGGAAAATACACTTGAAAAATATAAAAAGGAAATTCTTTCGGTCTTAAAAAATTTAAAAGGCAAAGAGTATTACTATGCTCATTATCATGACCCATATGAGCATCCGATTAGCGAGGTCATGGATAAATTTACTGAAACAGCAAAAAAATATACCTCTCAGGAAAATTACAAAGAGGCGATAAAGATACATCAGGGCATCTGCGATGCTTGCATTGACTTGCTCAGAGACGAAAGATTGGAGGATTTTTACGATGATATTCATTATAAAGCAGTGCGCTCATTTAATGCAACGGCAGAAAATATCCAGAAAATGTCCCTTTCATTAAATGATAAAAAGTTGTATCTTGATTATTTCTTACGGGCATATAGTGAGTTTGAAGGTAAAAGGGTTTTCAATGATGTCTTTAAGAAAATTATCAATGCCTCTGAAGAAGCCGATTATATGCTCAATAAACAAGGCATGGATTTCATCCCACCCATTAAGTTTAATCTTCTTATAGTAAAAGGCGAACCAGAAGCTGTCTTCTCTTTTGGCGAGAAGCATTATAAAGAATATCCTGAAATTGCTGTCCAACTTTCAGAATTTTACAATAAACACAATCGAAGAGAAAATGCTATAGCTGTTGCAGAAAAAGCTATTGAGATTATTCAGGACAGGAAAAAAGATTTTTATTACAGCTACAGGCTGTCTGATTCTCTCAAGGAATTAAGAGAGTTTCTTGATAAACATTATAATCCAGAAACAGATTACCTGAAGATAATTGAAAATCTGATGGCGCTTTTGAAACTGGAGAGAGACATTGCTTATTACGAGAAGATCAGAAAGGTAATAAAGACCGAACAGGAAAGGCTATCTGTTATAGAACGGTTGGAAAAACTTCTTAATGGGGATTATGATCTGCTTTTCAAGATTTACTTGCTTGAAAATGACTATGAGAGGATGTTAAACCTTGCCAGAAAAAGCATCCAATTTGATGTCTTCCATTCAATAGTCAAAAAGATTCGCGATAGATATCCTGAAGAATGCTTTGAGCTTTATAAAGAGAAGATAAACGAATTTACGGAAAATGTAAAAAAGAGAGATGCATACCTTCAAACTGCTTACTGGTTAAAACTTATGAAAGAAATTCCGGGAACTCAGGATAAGTTTATAAGATACATTGACCACATGAGAGAAAAATACAGGAGAAGATCTGCTTTGATGGAGGAGATAAAGGGTATATGA
- a CDS encoding L,D-transpeptidase family protein — protein sequence MTAKRIISLIVILISGAFLFSSNTLAALSKADKVIVIKSKRIMLLLKDGEIIKTYRIALGKNPDGRKIQAGDQKTPEGTYTITSKNKHSKYYKAINISYPNESDIQNARRLGVSPGNSIAIHGLPKELEDIDKFHRRLDWTDGCIAVTNKEIDEIWQIVPDGIPIEIKP from the coding sequence ATGACGGCAAAAAGAATAATCTCCTTAATTGTTATATTAATATCAGGTGCTTTTCTCTTTTCCTCAAACACATTGGCGGCATTGTCAAAGGCAGACAAGGTTATTGTCATCAAAAGTAAAAGGATCATGCTGCTGCTAAAAGACGGGGAAATCATAAAAACCTACAGGATCGCCCTCGGTAAAAATCCAGATGGCCGTAAAATTCAGGCAGGTGATCAAAAAACACCTGAGGGGACTTACACCATAACCTCTAAAAACAAGCACAGCAAATATTATAAGGCAATCAATATATCATATCCAAATGAATCTGATATACAAAATGCCAGAAGGCTCGGTGTATCTCCTGGCAATAGCATAGCAATTCATGGTCTGCCAAAGGAGTTGGAGGACATAGATAAATTTCATAGGCGTCTGGACTGGACAGACGGATGTATTGCTGTTACAAACAAGGAAATAGATGAAATCTGGCAAATCGTTCCAGACGGCATTCCAATCGAGATTAAACCTTAG